TACGTACCGAAATTTCCCAAGAAATTCTCTGCGAAAAGGAGTCTTCATGATTCACGTGGTTGGCATGGGGCCGGGGCATCAGGATTACATCACGCCGCTGGCAAAAAGATTAATTTCACAAGCTGACGTTCTGGTTGGCTGGTCACGCCATTTAAGTGCTTACCACGAATTTCATGGTGAAAAACTGGCCATCGGCAGCGATCTGACTCAGATGGCGTTGTGGCTACAGGACAACGCTGACCGCAATATCGTGGTTCTGGCATCGGGTGAGCCGATGCTGTACGGCATTGGAAAACGTTTGATACAGGATCTTGCGCCGGAAAAGCTCAATATCGTGTCGGGTATTAGCTCCATACAGTACCTGTTTTCGCGCATCGCCGTGGATATGAACGATATCTACATCACCAGCTGTCACGGCAAACAGCCTGATTTTGATTTTATTCTGCAGCACGAAAAAGTGGCGATGGTGACCGACCACCACATGGGGCCGTATCAAATTGCCCAGCAAATCCTACGTCGTGGGGCAAAGCGGACGATGGTGATTGGCGAGAATCTCTCCTATCCCGATGAATGCATCCATATTTTGCGCCCAGAGCAGGTACAGCAGGCGTACGCAATGAACGTGGTGGCGATCCTCAATGAAAGATGATCTGTTTCTACGCGGCCATAAAGTGCCGATGACCAAAGAAGAAGTGCGTCTTGCGGCATTGGAGCGACTCAATCTGCGTACTGCCAAGCGCTTGATCGACGTTGGCGCAGGAACGGGAAGCGTCTCTTTGGAAGCCGCCCTCAGATATCCCGATCTCTCTATTACCGCCATTGAGCGCAACCCTGCGGCTCTGGCATTGATTGAAGAAAACTGCCGTCATTTTGGCTGCTCGAATATTGATATTGTGGCGGCAGATGCGCCGCTGGCGTTAGACGTACGCGCCGATGCGGTGTTTATCGGCGGCAGCGGTGGCAATCTCCCCGACATCATTGATTGGGCGCTGGCATTACTCAACGACGGCGGCAGCTTGGCGATGAATTTTATTCTGCTGGAAAACTATCAGCAGGCGTTCAGTCAACTGCAAAACCGTGCGGTGGTTGAACTAGAAAGCAGCCTGATTCAGATCTCTCGCCTCACCGCGCTGGGCAGCGGTCACTATTTCAAACCCAATAACCCTACCTATCTGATTTCCTGCCGTAAGGAGCAAACGCATGGCTGAGTCTATCGATCGCGCACAGGTCTATTTCATCGGTGCAGGGCCGGGCGATCCCGAGCTTATTACGCTAAAAGGCCATCGAATTCTATCGCAGGCGGAGGTAGTGATTTTTGCCGGATCGCTGATTAATCACGATCTGCTGAATTACTGCAAACCAGGGGCAGAATGCCACGATAGCGCAGGGCTCAACCTCCAGCAGATTATCGACCTGATGGAGCAAGGTATTCGTGCAGGAAAACTGGTCGTGCGGCTACAAACCGGCGATCTGTCGTTGTACGGATCTATCCGTGAGCAAGGAGAAGAGCTGGGCAAGTTGGGCATTGGTTTTAGTTCGGTGCCGGGTGTGAGTTCGTTCTTGGGGGCCGCTTCACAGCTGGGCGTGGAATATACGGTGCCCGAGGTTTCCCAAAGTTTGGTGATCACCCGCATGTCTGGGCGCACCCCAACGCCTGAGCGTGAGTCATTAGAATCCTTTGCCGCGCACCAAACGTCGATGGCGATTTTCCTTTCGGTACAAGATATTGACGACGTTGTGAAGCGCCTGCTGAGCGGCGGCTATCCAGCCACCACGCCGGTGGCGGTAGTCTATAAAGCGACTTGGCCAGATCACCAAACGGTGCGCGGCACCTTGGACACCATCGCACCTTTAGTACGCAACGCCGGTATTCGAAAAACGGCGCTGATTTTAGTGGGCGCTTTCCTTGGTGATGAATACCACTATTCCAAGCTGTATGACGCGGGTTTCAGCCATGAATACCGCCAGGCCTGAGCCGATAAAGGTGGGATCGCTGGCGCTATTTTGCCTGACGCCGGGCGGCGTTCGCTTGGCACAGCGCCTGCGTCCTTTGCTGCCGCAGCTATCTACCGCCAGCGCATGCTTTACCAGTGAAAATTTGCTACAGGTGGGTTTCACACCGTTTAGCGGATCCTTTGCCGAAACGATGGCGCAGGCGTTTAAACGCTTTGATGCGCTGGTGGTGATCGGCGCAACGGGGATCGTGGTGCGGGTGATCGCGCCGCTGTTACAGGACAAATTAACCGATCCTGCGGTAGTGGTGCTTGATGAACGCGGCGAGCATGCGATCAGTTTACTTTCAGGACATATGGGTGGCGCGAATCGGCTCACTCAGCAGATCGCCGAGTTGATTAACGCCGATCCAGTGATCACGACCTCGACCGACGTAAACGGCGTTGCTGCGCTGGATCTATTGGCGCAGAAGCTCGATGCGGAGATCGCGGATTTTCGGCGTGCGGTGAAAAGCGTGAACCAAATGCTAGTGAGCGGCGATCGCGTTGGGCTATGGCTTGATCCGCGCGCTAACGTGCAGCTCACCGAGCACGATCGACGCGGATTTATTCCCGTTGCCGATCTTCATTCATTGCCCGATCTTTCTGCGCTGGTATGCGTTAGCTATCACTCGGATCTGCCACCAAGCGCGATCCCGGTTTACCAACTGGTGCCTAAGCGCGTGGTATTGGGCGTGGGTTGCCGTAGAGATACGCCGTTTGCCACGTTGCATCCGCTGCTATTGCAGAAATTTGCCGAGCTGCATATCGATCCACTCGCGCTGCGCGCCATTGGTAGCATTACGCTGAAACAGGATGAAGCGGCGTTACAGCAGCTGGCACATTGCTATCGCGTTCCTTTTCACGTGTTTACGCCTGAAGCGCTACGCGTGCATGAACATCGCTTCCCGTGTTCGGATTTCGTGCGTCAAATCGTGGGCGTGGGCTGTGTGTCTCAGCCTGCTGCTTGTCTGCTACTCGAAGAGTACGGCGGCGGGAAAATCATTGGGGAGACGCTGCGCGAGCAGGGCGTCACCCTTACTTTGGCTCTAACCCTTCAGGAAACTCTCTGATGTTATATGTAATCGGCATTGGCCCGGGCAGTCAGTCCATGATGACGCTGGAAGCCATCGAGGCTATTCGTGACGCAGATATTATCGTGGGCTACAAAACATACACCCACTTGGTAAAAGCCCTGACCACCGATAAAGAGGTGATCAAAACGGGCATGTGTAAAGAGATTGAGCGCTGTCAGGAAGCGTTGAATCTTGCCGTACAAGGCAAAAAAGTCGCGTTGATCAGCAGCGGCGATGCGGGCATTTATGGCATGGCGGGGTTGATCCTAGAGCTGGTGACGAAGCAGAAGCTAGACGTTGAGGTCAAGCTGATTGCTGGCGTTACCGCCAGTACCGCTGCGGCATCGTTGCTGGGTGCGCCGCTGATGCACGATTTCTGTCATATCAGCCTGAGCGATCTGCTGACCCCGTGGCCGGTGATTGAACAACGCGTGATTGCCGCTGCGCAGGCTGATTTCGTTATCTGTTTCTACAATCCGCGCAGTCGTGGCCGCGCTGACCATCTTGCTCGCGCTTTTGAACTGATGCGCCCTTACACCGCCGCCAGCACGCCGGTGGGCGTGGTCAAAGCTGCGGGTCGCAAAAAGCAGGAGAAGTGGCTAACCACCTTCGGTGAGATGGATTTTGAAAATGTCGATATGACCAGTCTGGTGATTGTCGGCAATAAAACCACTTACTGTCAGGACGGCTTGATGATTACGCCGCGCGGCTATGTTTTATAACCCTATTTCCGATAGCAATGCGCACGATGCCAATGCGTCTAAAACGGCAGGCAACCCCATGCTGCACGTTTTTGGCGGTACGTCAGATGCGCGTCATATTTGTCAGCGCCTTGATGAGATGGGGCTGAATTACAGCCTCTCGGTCGCAACCGAGGCGGGACGCGAACTGGCAGGGGATATCAACGGTGAAATTATCGTTGGGCGCATGGATGCCGCGCAGATGAGCGAATGGTTGCAAGCGCGCCGGATTACGCAGGTTATTGATGCCTCACATCCTTACGCGGGCGTGTTAAGCGCCAATATCGCACACGCCTGTGCCACTCAGAACATTGCGCTGTTGCGTTATTTACGCCCTAGCGAAATTGATGCTTTAGAACATCCTTTGCTGCACAAAGTAGCGAGCGTGGAAGAGGCCTGCGTGGTTGCACATCGTTTGGGCGAGCGGGTTCTATTGACCACGGGTAGCAAACAACTGGCTGAGTTTGTGCGTTTGCTGGCGGGAAAAAACCTTTTCGCCCGCGTATTGCCGACGCCGGATGTCCTATTGCAGTGTCAGGATTTAGGGCTGGGCGTAGATAACGTACTGGCGCTGAAGGGGCCATTTAGCGCCGAAATGAATCAGGCAACGTATCAGCATTGCCAGGCTGACGTGGTGATCACCAAAGAGTCTGGCGCAGAAGGGGGATATCAGCAAAAAGTCGTTCCTTGTTTGGCGCTGAATATTCCCTGCATTGTGATTTGTCGCCCTCCCGAGCCTATGGCTGAAGGACAGATTCGAGTGAGTTCTCTGGCTGAACTTGAGCCGTATTTAGCCAACTGGTTACAGAATAAAAAGAGCCAATACCTATGAAAAAAGCCATTTTAATTATCAGTTTTGGTACCAGCTATCACGAGACGCGAGCGAAAACCATTGAGGCCTGCGAACGTCGTTTAGCGGAATCCTGTCCCGATCGCGATGCGTTTCGCGCCTTCACATCCGAGATGATTATTCGCAAGTTGGCGAAGCGAGATGGAATGCAAATCGATAACCCAAATCAGGCGCTGCAGCGTTTGGCGGAACAGGGCTATCAGGACGTTGTCATTCAGTCATTGCACATCATCAACGGCGATGAATACGAAAAAGTCGTGACTCAGGTACGCGCTCACGCAGGGATGTTTAAACGGTTGCGTATCGGCGTGCCGTTACTGAGCAGCCATGATGATTTTGAACAGTTGATCGCCGCCATGAAGTCACAGATGCCCGCTTTAGCCGAAGATGAGCGGGTGGTGTTTATGGGCCATGGCGCAACGCATCATGCCTTTGCGGCTTACGCCTGCCTCGATCACATGCTGATGAGCCACCAGATCCCCGCGATGGTGGGGGCCGTTGAGAGTTATCCCGAAATTCATCATGTGGTGACGCGTTTGCAGCAGCAAAACGTACGCCGTGTGCATTTGATGCCGCTGATGCTGGTGGCGGGCGATCACGCCATCAACGATATGGCCTCTGACGATGAGGATTCGTGGAAAACCCAGCTCGCTCTGGCCGGGATTGAAGCCACGCCGTGGCTGCAAGGGCTGGGCGAAAATCCACTTATCCAACACATGTTTGTTGAGCACCTGCACGATGTTTTACACCCAGCAGAGGAGGCAGCCTGATGAGCCACGTGAAAAAGGGAAAAGTGTGGGCGATTGCCACCGGTCCCGGCAGCAGCGACTTGATTACCGTTCGCGCAGCGCGGCAGCTCGGTGAGCTGGACGTGCTGTATGCCCCTGCGGGTCGTAAGGGGGGCGATAGTCTTGCGTTGTCTATCGTGCGTGAATTTTTATCGTCAACGCTCGACATCAAAGAGCGTCATTTCCCGATGAGCGCCGATCAAGGGGAAAAAAGCGCCGCATGGGACTGTGTTGCGCAGGAGATGCAAACCGACGCAGAGCACGGGCTTCAGGTCGGTTTTATTACGCTGGGTGACGCCATGCTGTTCAGCACGTGGGTATTTTTGCTGGAACGCCTGCGCGGACACGTGGATATCGAAATCATTCCCGGCGTGACCTCGTTTGCCTGCATTGCCGCCCGCGCCCAGTTCCCTTTGGCGATGGAGCAGCAATCCATGGCGGTGGTGGCCTGTACCGCACCAGAAGAAGAACTTGAGCAGGCGCTGCTTAACCATGAATGCGTGGTGATGATGAAAGTGTATGGCCGAGTTATTCAAATACGCGAAATGCTGCGTCGTTTGGGATTGCTCGACCATGCAATTTTAATGGCCGAAGCCTCACTGCCAAATGAGCAATGTTTCCGTCATCTCGATGAGATCCACCAAGACACCAAACTGCCGTACTTTTCGACGATTTTGGTGAATCGGGCTAGCTGAATGCCCCTATGGGTGATTAACCCCCTCCCAGCCTCCCCTTTCGCAGGGGGAGGAGCACTCCGAGGTTGCTATTAACTCTGTACAGCTCCCTCCCCTGCGAAGGGGAGGGTTGGGGTGGGGTCTTTAACTAAGGATAAAAAATGAAAAACCTCCAACAACTCCCGCTCTACGGCATGGCGCTGGCGGTTCTGCTGACGCTCGCGCCGCAAGAAGCATTTGCTATGCACATCATGGAAGGCTTTTTACCGCCTTTCTGGGCCTTGGCGTGGTGGCTGATGTTCTTGCCTTGTTTAGTGATTGGGGCAACCCGCCTTAAAGCCATCGTACGCGATGACAGCGATAAAAAAGTTCTGCTGGCGCTATGTGCGGCCTTCATCTTTGTGCTGTCGGCGCTAAAAATTCCTTCGGTGACAGGCAGCTGTTCGCATCCAACCGGCGTGGGTTTAGCCGTGATTTTGTTTGGTCCGTGGGTGGTTTCGGTGTTAGGCGCTATCGTCTTGCTGTTCCAAGCGTTGTTCTTGGCGCATGGCGGTTTGACGACGCTGGGCGCTAATGGGATGTCGATGGCGGTTATCGGGCCAATGGCGGGTTACGTGGTATGGAAATTAGCGACTCGAGCAGGCATGCGACGCGATATTGCGGTTTTCCTGTGCGCGGCGTTAGCCGATTTGGTGACCTATTTCGTGACGTCGGTGCAGTTGGGATTGGCTTTCCCCGATCCTCAACTGGGCGTTATGGCATCGGTGACCAAGTTTATGGCCATTTTCTGCCTGACGCAGGTGCCTATCGCGATTGCTGAAGGGCTGTTAACCGTGCTGATTTATGACCAATTATGCAAGCGCCAACTGATTGGCGTAAGGAGCATTTAAAATGAAAAAAACGCTGATTTTGATTTTTCTAGTGATTGCTTTGGCCGTATTGCCGTTCTTCATTAATCACGGCGGCGAGTATGGCGGTTCAGACGATCAGGCCGAAGGCGTGATTGCCCAAATGGCGCCTAGCTATAAACCGTGGTTTGAACCGTTGTATGAACCCGCAAGCGGTGAAATAGAAAGCCTGTTGTTCACGCTGCAAGGCTCCTTCGGTGCCGCGGTGATCTTCTATATCTTGGGCTATTACCGAGGGCGTCGCGTCGTTCATGCTGGAGATTGATAAGCTCTCTTATAGCAGCCGCTGGAGCCAGAAAAAACCAGAGTACAAGTTTGCGCTGTATTTGGTTTTGCTGTTGACCGCATTGTTGGGCTCTCCGTGGATCCAACTGAGCGTGCTGCTGCTTTGCGCTGGTCTCACTTGCTATCTATTACGCGTAGGCGTACGGCGCTATCTCCGCTGGCTGGCGGTGCCGTTGGCTTTTTTGTTCACCGGACTGTTGGGCGTGGTGCTGTCGTTCTCATGGCAGGCGGATACGCTGCTGTATAGCGTTCACATCGGCCATCTGGCCTTAGGCGTTGAACAGAATGGATTAACCACGGGGATGAATACGCTGTGCCGCAGTTTGGCGGCGTTATCGGCGACCTACCTCTTCGTTCTAACTACGCCTTTCAGTCAGTGGGTGCGGCTGCTCAAGCGCAGCCGTCTTCCGTTGGTATTGGTTGAACAGGTGCTGCTGACCTACCGCTTTATCTTCATTTTTATTGAGGAAGCCGCCGCTATTCATCGCGCTCAATCACTGCGTTTTGGTTATGTCTCTTTGCGCAGTGGCTACCGTTCGTTGTCGATGTTGGTCGGCATGTTGCTGTCGCGCGTGATGGAGCGGCATAAGCAGATGAGCATTGCGTTAGAAGTTAAATTGTACAACGGAGATTTTCATCTGTGAGCACTTCGGGACTCGTCACTCAGCACCTCAGTTTTCAGTATCAGGACGGAGAGACCGTGCTGCACGATCTCTCGCTGGATTTTAATCGCGGTCAGGTCACCGGTTTGTTAGGCGCGAACGGCTGCGGGAAATCCACGTTATTCATGAACCTGCTGGGAATATTGCAGCCACAGCAGGGCTGCGTGATGTGGCAGGGTGAAAAACTACGCTATGACAAACGTAGCCTACGCGCGCTGCGTCAACAGGTGGCGATGGTTTTCCAAGAGCCAGACCAGCAAATTTTTTATACCGATATCGACAGCGATATTGCCTTCAGCTTGCGCAATCTGGGCGTTGATGAAGAGACCATTCGCCATCGCACCGAACAGGCACTCACGCTGGTGGATGCGCTCGGTTTTCGCCATAAACCGGTGCAGTATTTAAGCCACGGGCAGAAAAAACGGGTGGCGATTGCAGGCGCTTTGGTGATGAATGCGGATTATCTGCTGTTGGATGAACCGACCGCCGGACTTGATCCTTCAGGCCGTCAGCAGATGATTCATATTATTCAGAAGATTGTGGCTCAGGGTAAGCACGTGGTGATCTCCAGCCACGATATTGATTTAATTTATGAAGTTTGTGATTACCTGTATGTTCTCGCGCAGGGAAAATTGGTGAGTGAGGGCCGCGAGAGCGAGGTTTTCCTACAGCGCGATATGTTGCAACGTGCGGGGTTGGTCCAGCCGTGGCTGGTGAAAATGCATCAGCAGCTGGGATTGCCGTTGTTTAAAACCGAGTATGAGCTGTTTGCTTTCAAGCCGGAATTCATGCCAGAACAGGTTAAATAGGAAGATATCATGGGTTTATCCATCATGGTGCAAGGCACCGCATCGGACGTAGGTAAAAGTGTTCTGGTCGCTGGGCTGTGTCGTATTTTCCGTCAAGACGGATACCGCGTGGCACCGTTTAAATCTCAAAATATGGCGTTGAATTCAGGGATTACCGCTGATGGCGGTGAGATGGGGCGCGCGCAGATTTTTCAGGCTGAAGCGGCGGGAATCGAACCCGATGTACGCATGAATCCGGTTTTGCTCAAGCCAACCAGCGACTGCCGTGCACAGGTGGTTCTGATGGGGAAGGTGGCCGATCAGATGGACGCCGTGACCTATCATGAATTCAAACCGCAACTGCTGGAACAGATTGCACAGGTCTATCACAGCCTAGCGGATGAAGTGGATATCATGGTGCTGGAAGGCGCAGGTAGCCCGGCGGAAATCAACCTACGCGATCGCGATATTGTGAATATGGGGATGGCCGAGAAAGTGGATGTTCCCGTCATTCTGGTGGCAGATATCGACCGTGGCGGGGTGTTTGCCTCCATCTATGGCACCTTGGCCTTGCTGGAACCTGATGAACGGGCGCGGGTAAAAGGCGTCATTATCAATAAATTTCGCGGCGATGTGAGCTTATTAACTTCGGGTTTGCGTCAGATAGAAGAACTCACCAACGTGCCCGTGATCGGCGTAATGCCGTGGATCGATGTACAACTGGAGGATGAGGACGGCGTTGCGCTGCAAAAAGGTAAGTACCGGCAGCAGGGTGCGAATTTGCTGGATATTGCGGTGATCCAAACGCCGTATATTTCTAATTTCACCGATTTCAATGCGCTTAATGCACAGCCGGATGTGCGGCTGCGCTACGTCACGCATCGTGATGAATTGGGGGAACCCGACCTGCTGATTTTACCCGGCAGTAAAAATACCTTAAGCGACCTCAGCTACTTACACGATAGCGGTCTGACGCATCAAATCTTGCTTGCGCATCAGAAAGGTACGCCGGTGCTGGGCATCTGCGGTGGTTTTCAGATGCTGGGAAGGCATATTGTTGATGGCGTAGAGTCTGGCGTTGATCAGATGTCAGGGCTGGGGTTGTTAGATTGTGAAACGAAATTTTCGCACCAGAAAATGACCACCCGCGTGATTGGCAAAGTTCAGCCCGCGTTAAGCGGTATCTTTGCCGCCTGCCAAGAACAAGCATTAGCCGGATACGAAATTCACATGGGGCACACCGAGCTTGGTGAGCAGGCGTCACCATTGACGTTATTGCAGCAACGTAACGGTGAAGACATCAATCAATGTGAGGGCGCAATTAGCCCTGATGGCTCGGTGGCCGGTACTTATATTCACGGTATTTTCGATTCAGACGATTTCACGCGCAGTTTGCTAAACGCGCTGCGAGAACGCAAAGGTTTAGCGCCGCTCGTTGGGGAAGCTTTTCAGTATCAGGCTTTCAGGGATCAACAGTTTGATCTGCTGGCTGCGGCAATGCGCCAGAATATTGATATTGACGCCGTGTATCGCCTTATGCGTGAACACGTTACTGAGCAGGTGGGCTAATGATGATTTTGATTACCGGTGGGGCGCGCAGCGGGAAAAGCACGCTGGCGGAGAAATTAGCCGCTCAACGTGGCGATAGGGTGTTATATATCGCGACTTCGGTGATAACCGATGACGAGATGGCTCAGCGGGTGCAAATCCATCGACAAACTCGCCCGTCGCAGTGGATGACGCACGAGGGCTATCGCGATCTGGGCGCCGTTGTGAGGGATAAAGGCGCAGGCTGTCACGCCATTATGCTGGAGTGCATCACGACGATGATCACCAATCTGCTGTTTGAGCAGGCGGGCAATGTGGCCGCTGAAGAGATGGATTTTGCCGCACTCGAGCAAGGCATTCACCAGCAAATCGACGCGCTGATAATGGCATGCCGCCAGAGCGATGTTCCCATTTATATCGTGACCAACGAACTTGGGATGGGCATTGTGCCGGATAACCTGCTGGCGCGACGTTTCAGAGATATTGCCGGGCGCGTCAATCAGCGGCTGGCTGCTCAGGCCCAACAGGTCTACCTCGTCATTTCAGGGATTGAAGTAAAAATAAAAGGCTGATAATTCGGTCGTTTACATTTCAACAGAGACAACCATGCAAACATTAGAACAGATCATTGCTCAGATTAAACCGCTGAACCAAGACGCGATGCGTAAAGCCCAGATAAAGCTCGATGGTTTGCTAAAACCAACGGGGAGCTTGGGGCGTTTAGAACAGTTAGCCGTGCAGCTAGCCGGTATTTTTGGCGAAGATGCGGTGAGTGTAGCGCAGAAGAAAATTATCGTGATGGCGGCAGATCATGGTGTTTTTGCAGAGGGGGTTGCGATTTCTCCGCGCGCGGTGACGGCGATTCAAGCCCAGAATATGGTGCATGGTGTGACGGGCGTTTGCGTATTGGCAAAACATGCCGGCGCTGAGGTGATGATTGTTGACGCGGGCATTGATTGCGATCCGATTCCGGGCGCGGTGGATATGCGCATGGCGCGAGGCTGTGGAAACATTGCCAAAACCGCAGCGATGAGCCGTGAGCAGGCAGAGATCCTATTGGTGAAAGCCGCAGCGCTTGCGATGCAACAGGCAGAGAACGGCGTGCGGTTGCTCGGCGTGGGTGAATTAGGAATAGCGAATACCACCCCTGCCGCCGCGATTGTCAGCGTGATGACGGATAACGATCCGGAACGCGTCGTTGGCATTGGCGCGAATTTTCCCAGCGAGCAACTACAGCACAAAGTGAACGTGGTACGCCGTGCCATTGCCTGTAATCAACCGAACGCTGACGACGGAATCGACGTTTTGGCCAAGGTGGGAGGTTTCGATTTAGCGGGTATGACCGGGTTGATGTTAGGTGCTGCGGCAGCGGGGCTGCCAGTGGTGCTTGATGGTTTTCTCTCGTACGCCTCGGCGCTGGTTGCTTGCCAGATTGCACCGCAGGTTCACGATTATTTGATCCCTTCGCATTTTTCAGCGGAAAAAGGTGCGCGTATTG
This is a stretch of genomic DNA from Hafnia alvei. It encodes these proteins:
- a CDS encoding cobyric acid synthase; protein product: MGLSIMVQGTASDVGKSVLVAGLCRIFRQDGYRVAPFKSQNMALNSGITADGGEMGRAQIFQAEAAGIEPDVRMNPVLLKPTSDCRAQVVLMGKVADQMDAVTYHEFKPQLLEQIAQVYHSLADEVDIMVLEGAGSPAEINLRDRDIVNMGMAEKVDVPVILVADIDRGGVFASIYGTLALLEPDERARVKGVIINKFRGDVSLLTSGLRQIEELTNVPVIGVMPWIDVQLEDEDGVALQKGKYRQQGANLLDIAVIQTPYISNFTDFNALNAQPDVRLRYVTHRDELGEPDLLILPGSKNTLSDLSYLHDSGLTHQILLAHQKGTPVLGICGGFQMLGRHIVDGVESGVDQMSGLGLLDCETKFSHQKMTTRVIGKVQPALSGIFAACQEQALAGYEIHMGHTELGEQASPLTLLQQRNGEDINQCEGAISPDGSVAGTYIHGIFDSDDFTRSLLNALRERKGLAPLVGEAFQYQAFRDQQFDLLAAAMRQNIDIDAVYRLMREHVTEQVG
- the cobU gene encoding bifunctional adenosylcobinamide kinase/adenosylcobinamide-phosphate guanylyltransferase; the protein is MILITGGARSGKSTLAEKLAAQRGDRVLYIATSVITDDEMAQRVQIHRQTRPSQWMTHEGYRDLGAVVRDKGAGCHAIMLECITTMITNLLFEQAGNVAAEEMDFAALEQGIHQQIDALIMACRQSDVPIYIVTNELGMGIVPDNLLARRFRDIAGRVNQRLAAQAQQVYLVISGIEVKIKG
- the cobT gene encoding nicotinate-nucleotide--dimethylbenzimidazole phosphoribosyltransferase, whose protein sequence is MQTLEQIIAQIKPLNQDAMRKAQIKLDGLLKPTGSLGRLEQLAVQLAGIFGEDAVSVAQKKIIVMAADHGVFAEGVAISPRAVTAIQAQNMVHGVTGVCVLAKHAGAEVMIVDAGIDCDPIPGAVDMRMARGCGNIAKTAAMSREQAEILLVKAAALAMQQAENGVRLLGVGELGIANTTPAAAIVSVMTDNDPERVVGIGANFPSEQLQHKVNVVRRAIACNQPNADDGIDVLAKVGGFDLAGMTGLMLGAAAAGLPVVLDGFLSYASALVACQIAPQVHDYLIPSHFSAEKGARIALEKLRLEPYLQLEMRLGEGSGAAVAMHIVDAACAAYNEIGSLADSNIVLPA